One genomic region from Gemmatimonadota bacterium encodes:
- a CDS encoding non-heme iron oxygenase ferredoxin subunit, producing the protein MAEFVWVARLGDVEPGKLLGVEVGGRRICLANVEGEIYAFQDNCTHKDFPLSAGALEDGRIECAWHGARFDVATGRAVALPAIKPLHTYEVRVEGGEIYVAP; encoded by the coding sequence GTGGCGGAGTTCGTCTGGGTGGCCAGGCTGGGCGACGTCGAGCCGGGCAAGCTCTTGGGTGTCGAAGTGGGCGGCCGCCGCATCTGCCTGGCGAACGTGGAGGGCGAAATCTACGCCTTTCAGGACAATTGCACGCACAAGGACTTCCCGCTTTCGGCGGGCGCGCTGGAAGACGGGAGGATCGAGTGCGCCTGGCACGGCGCCCGCTTCGATGTGGCCACGGGCCGCGCGGTCGCCTTGCCGGCCATCAAGCCGCTGCATACCTATGAGGTGAGGGTGGAGGGTGGCGAGATCTATGTGGCCCCCTAG